The genomic DNA TGATGTCGCGGGTCAGAGCACCTGAAGGCGCCGCTGGAGAAGTACATGTCGCGGCTGCAGAAGGTCCGTGTGGTTCGAGCTCAGAAGCGCGAGGGTCTGATCCGGACCAGGCTGCTGGGGGCGTCGCTCGCTACGGGACAGGTCATCACCTTCCTCGACTCGCACTGTGAGGCTAACGTCAATTGGCTGCCCCCGCTGctgggtaacacacacacacacatacatactacactttcatttcacactgtatatatatatgtgtgtgtgtgtgtgtgtgattgaccCGGTCCTGCTGTGTGCAGACCGGATCGCTCAGAACCGTAAGACGATCGTGTGCCCGATGATTGACGTGATCGATCACGATAACTTCGGCTACGAGACTCAGGCAGGAGACGCCATGAGGGGGGCGTTCGACTGGGAGATGTTCTACAAGCGCATCCCCATCCCCCCCGCGCTACAGAGCGCCGACCCCAGCCAGCCGTTCGAGtgagaatcacacacacacacacacacacacacacagtgcaagaTTTTCTAGTTGTCCtgtaacagacagacaggtagactTATGGTGTATAAGTAGACGGATAGGTGGACAGACGGATAGATGGACAGTATCACTACATCACTCAGACGTCTACACAAAGCGTACTGTGATTTCCTGTGTGTTCCTAAAGGTGGGCGTGGCCTTCCGCTCAATGCTAGTGTTCAGTGTTGCCATGTCGTCTGTCTCCCCTGTGGTTGCCATGGCGATTTAGTTAGACTCTGACTCCTGAACAAAGGCTTTACAGTGTATAGCATTCGTGTTATGTTATATATCACAGTAACGTCATCACCACAACACACTGCTCCTGTCTGAAATCTATaattcccacaatgcactgcgGTGAGGGTGAGCGTCCTCAGTAGTGTACTGCaggacacagtgtgtgtgtgtgtgtgtgtgtgagagagagacatcgATACCTTATAACTGTCCAACcatgttattattatgatgtcatgtttagttaattacttgtgtgtgtgtgtgtgtgtgtgtgtgtgtgtgtgtgttaggtctCCAGTGATGGCCGGTGGTCTGTTCGCAGTAGACAGGAAGTGGTTTTGGGAAATAGGAGGATACGATACAGGACTGGAGATCTGGGGGGGCGAGCAGTACGAGATTTCTTTTAAGGTATGCTAACGCTAACGCTGATGCTaattgtttacttttttcacttcctgtttctgtgCTGATATTCCTGTCAGTTATGTGTTTCTGTGAACTGCTGtttatatacactcacacacacacacacacacacttaaaacacATACTAAATCTGagtaaagggtgtgtgtgtgtgtgtgtgtgtgtgtgtaggtgtggaTGTGTGGAGGTCGTATGGAGGACATTCCCTGCTCTCGGGTCGGCCATATTTACAGGAAGTACGTCCCCTACAAAGTGCCTGGAGGAGTGAGTCTAGCAAGGGTGAGTGTATACACTACATttaggacgtgtgtgtgtgtgtgtgtgtgtgagagagagagagggacagagagtcAACAGTCTCTCTGGCTTTTTGCTCAtatctcactgtctcactctcttctttctttcctgcTGCTGTCTCACCTTCACTCCTGTCTCATGTCTGTCTCATCTTCCCTGCTGTCTCACGTCTGTCTCATCTCCCCTGCTGTCTCACGTCTGTCTCATCTCTCCTGCTGTCTCACGTCTGTCTCATCTTCCCTGCTGTCTCACGTCTGTCTCATCTCTCCTGCTGTCTCACGTCTGTCTCATCTCTCCTGCTTTCTCACGTCTGTCTCATCTCTCCTGCTTTCTCACGTCTGTCTCATCTCTCCTGCTGTCTCATGTCTGTCTCATCTCTCCTGCTGTCTCACCCCACAGTGGGACTGATAACAGATCTCTGTTTTTTaaagctgatttttttaaattattgctgtctctttctctgtactcacttcctgtgtgtgtgtgtgtgtgtgtgtgtgtgtggaatattAATTAGCTTGGTGTTAATGAGCTCCATTGTGTTGAGCCTTTAGCGGTCGGAGCTTCCGGCACGTTCTCTGTGAGTGAACACTGACCCAGTGTAGATAAGACAGGACTCCTCCCTGTTCACCATCAGAGAGTTACGGTGTTTATCAGGTCTAAAAGTCTATAGCTTTAACAGTCACATAACtcaagtgtgttgtgtttaGTCATATGTAAGGGCACCATGGAACTGTGGCaggtcttacacacacacacacacacacacacacacacacagtggttctgtattattgtatttacagtaaactaTTCCAGTAATGGCAGTAATCGTCCTCGGTATATAATAAGGtataatattgttaataaaactttaaatgaaatCTGTCTGTGTGCTGGTGTACAGTAACCTCATGGTAGAGGTAGTGAATGGGCACAGAAGCCTCGTCACCTCCGCTGAGTTTATAAtctaataaatacaataaacatcTGTGAAAAGTTGACCTGCAGTGACCCTTCACACTCTAACCCCCCGCCCCTCTGTAGAACCTGAAGCGAGTGGCCGAGGTGTGGATGGACGAGTACGCGGAGTTCATTTATCAGCGGCGGCCGGACTATCGCCCCCTGTCTGTGGGAGATGTGAGTGCGCAGAAGGAGCTCCGCCTCCGACTCGGCTGTAAGAGCTTCCGGTGGTTCATGACCGAGGTGGCCTGGGACTTGGAGCACTACTACCCTGCTGTGGAGCCCCCTGCTGGTGCCTGGGGGGAGGTACACtccacacactatacactacagactatacacactcacacacacacatacacatataccaCTCTATAGGCACACACATCTCATATAGCAGCAAGTcagcatgttgtgtgtgtgtgtgtgtgtgtgtgtgtgttacagctgCGTAACGTTGGCAGTGGGCTGTGTGTTGAGACTAAACACTTGTCGTCCGGATCTCCCCTCAGACTGGAGCGGTGTGTGAAAGGTCGCGGGGACGCGCAGTGGAATCACGCACAGGTTACAGCTCCACTTCCTGTCCCCTCTATGTACACTTCCTGTTATCAGGCAGaatgataaagtgtgtgtgtgtgtgtgtaggtgtttaCATTCGGGTGGAGGGAGGACGTCAGGCTCGGTGATCCTCTACACACTAAGAAAGTGTGTTTCGACGCTGTTTCACACAGCAGCCCCGTCACACTGTACGACTGTCACGGCATGAAGGGCAACCAGCTGTGGAGATACAGGaaggtacaacacacacacacacacacacacacacacacacacactaaaagttACTGTCCTCAATCTTTCTTctttgtgtacgtgtgtgtgtgtgtgtgtgtgtgtgtgtgtgtataggaccTCACCCTGTTCCACCCGGTCAGTAACAGCTGTATGGACAGCGACTCCGCGGGGAATCGTGTCTTCATGAGCTCGTGTGACGCGACGTCTCCGAGTCAGCAGTGGAGGTTCGAGAACGTCAACATGACGGTTCTGGAACGGTTTAACAGGAACCTGCCTGCGCTGTGAGAACCTCAGCTTTACAACATCTGCAGGTGAAACAGCTGTGGGCCGGTTTGAGACAGAGGCGGGGTTTAGGATGTGGGTGGAGCTAACAAACTCTAGAAGAAGATTTATggatattttataacatctggaTCTTCAGGATCgggatttaataatctggaTCAGTCCGTGTGTGAATGTTCTTATGCAGATGTTTACAAGAGAGAGGTTTCTCCTTCccgagtcgtgtgtgtgtgtgtgtgtgtgtgtgtgtcaggtagtgTCAGTGTCGGGGTGTGTAAACTTGCAAGCTGTTAAACCTGAAGCTGAACTAAGTGCCTTGCTGGAATGTTAAAGCCTGCGTGTGCTGTGCAACGGAGAGAGAAGGACACCGTCCCCTGGATGCCCCCCTAAATGCCCCCCTGGATGCCCCCCTGAATGCCCCCCTGAATGCCCCCCTGAATGCTCCTCTGAATGCCCCCCTGTGCTCTGAACCCTCCCCCTGATCCCTAGTCTTACTGAGCTGCTCATTCTCTAGGgcactttttttacttttgcactCTGAGGGTCAGAAATAAAAGGTGAGCTTGTGTTCCCCTGCTGTACTCGAGCCCTGAGCTCTGGGGGGCTGAT from Clarias gariepinus isolate MV-2021 ecotype Netherlands chromosome 19, CGAR_prim_01v2, whole genome shotgun sequence includes the following:
- the galnt10 gene encoding polypeptide N-acetylgalactosaminyltransferase 10, yielding MRRREKRLLQVVFLLIAALLFLHSGALRNTGDPADTQRVPRKLKPVDSVNSQRRIDWHNYEAIRRDAAQTGNGEQGKAFPLTDADQVDQAYRENGFNIYVSDRISLNRSLPDIRHPNCKHKQYLESLPNTSIIIPFHNEGWSSLLRTVHSVLNRSPPQLIHEIILVDDFSDREHLKAPLEKYMSRLQKVRVVRAQKREGLIRTRLLGASLATGQVITFLDSHCEANVNWLPPLLDRIAQNRKTIVCPMIDVIDHDNFGYETQAGDAMRGAFDWEMFYKRIPIPPALQSADPSQPFESPVMAGGLFAVDRKWFWEIGGYDTGLEIWGGEQYEISFKVWMCGGRMEDIPCSRVGHIYRKYVPYKVPGGVSLARNLKRVAEVWMDEYAEFIYQRRPDYRPLSVGDVSAQKELRLRLGCKSFRWFMTEVAWDLEHYYPAVEPPAGAWGELRNVGSGLCVETKHLSSGSPLRLERCVKGRGDAQWNHAQVFTFGWREDVRLGDPLHTKKVCFDAVSHSSPVTLYDCHGMKGNQLWRYRKDLTLFHPVSNSCMDSDSAGNRVFMSSCDATSPSQQWRFENVNMTVLERFNRNLPAL